GTCACTAGGTTCTGACCAAACCTGTGGGTTTGCCTTGTAGTAGCCATAACATTTGAATGTTCCACTGTTGCTAGAAGTCATAGGGCCCACAAAGAACAGGGCCTGGAACTGCCCAGCCGATGTCTTCTGTGACTCCATGATCACGGAGTGCTTCTGTTCTCCTTCCTTGATCACAATGAACCTGTCATATTCCTCCTGTGAGAAACACTTGAAGGTCACATTCTCTCCTGAGGTCACCACACATCTGGGAAGGACTGACAGGCAGGGTTTATTTTCAAAGATTCCTTGGAGAGAAACAGAGTTTTCACATTCTCACAAAGCCCACCTTGTCAAGCAAGGCTAGGCTGTAAGAAAGGGACATCCTGAGAGCAGTCCCGGCCTCCTGAAGATAGAGCCTGGGGAGGTACCTCTTACCTGTCACTACCAGCTCAAGGTTGTCACTCTGTGCTGACCAGCCAGAAGTGGTCACATAGAAACAGTAATATTGGCCTCCATCATATTGTCCAATTGAGTTTATGGAGAATACAGCTTTCTCCCCACGTATTGTTGAGGATTGTCTATGTTggacatttttaaatttcttaataaaaagaaGGTACTTCTGTGCATCTGAAGTCCCCATACATGAGATGTTCACTTGCATTCCCCTAGTGACCAGAGAGCCTGGCTCAGCCTTGATGGTCGGCTTTGGTAAGACACCTACAAAGAATCAGTAGATAGGTGTCCTGGGACATTCTGCATTAGATCCTAGCACTCAGTCCTGCACACTTCCCATATCCAAAGATTAGCCCGTATCTGCTGCTCTCTATTCTTACTGCCTAGCGTAAGGAAGGAGGAATGCCTTAGGAAAGTCGTGCACAAACTTACCTGCCAGCACTGGGCTCCTGGGTCTCAGACTCAATCCTGGAAGAAAGTTCCCTGTTCAGGATTTTACCCTGACCTCTCAGAAAGATCTTCCCTCCAGAGAACCTCCCGTGCCCCTTGAACTTTCTGCTGGGAAAGTCTTGGGCTGTGCTATACAGTCCCTTTGGATCACAGAgtttcctcccactcttctcatCTCACCAAAACAGAGCAGGACTGCAAAGGTGAAAGACATGGCATAGTTTCTCGGTGGCTGCAACCGTGCATGTGGGGAAGGCCACAGTGCCTGGTCAGATGGACTGGAACACGTGGTGTGACTCTTGGAGACTGGGAGCTCCACGTCAAGTGGTCACACACTTCAGGATTGCCACAGGAAGGGGAACTGCCCTTCCTAAGGGCCTGGCTCTCATTTCCCCAATGTTATGGCTTGGACAGGCTCCAGATTCTCTGTAGTCATTTCTTCAAAGATGGTGTTATTTCCCGACTCCATTCACCTCTGCTCAATTGGTCCTCATCATgccaatatccaggaggaaatATGCATAGACCTTAGCTCTCCATTTCCAGATTTGGGTGACTGAGTGGTCATCTTCCCTCAGTGAGTCTGCTTATGAAATCTCCGCCATGGCTTCAGTCAATCCAACTGTATGACAACATGGGATCCTTATGAGGACCAATTGTCTCTCCAGTCCTCGAGGAGTATTGGGCAAGAGAGATGTTAATACTTCAAAGTGGATGCAGAGCAGAAGAGACAAGCAGAACACCTGACTGTGAGGTTCATGTGCAGTTTCATCTTGGGAATAAGCacagaggaaggatggatactgAGAGAGAAACAGTGTAGTTCTCATGATTTTTAGATTGACGAATAATCCCCTGAAGAGAGTGACCCCCACCCCCTTTTAGTCTTAGCAACTCCATCCATCCACATCTCCCTATGATCAACCTTCAGTgtcactttttattgtttttattgcactatacattttttctgctctcctcccttcctcctctctccttttctgtcctctCCTGTGAttcccatactcccaatttactcgggagatcttgtcttttcctccttcctatgtagattcatatatgtctctcttagggtcctctttgttgtgtaagttctctggggttttgGACTGTAGGCTGGATTTCCATTGCTTTATGTCTtcaacccacttatgagtgagtagaaaattaggaagcaatctACATCAAAACTCAATAATACCACtgttg
This genomic window from Chionomys nivalis chromosome 2, mChiNiv1.1, whole genome shotgun sequence contains:
- the LOC130870215 gene encoding leukocyte immunoglobulin-like receptor subfamily A member 5 isoform X1 is translated as MSFTFAVLLCFGLSLRPRSPVLAGVLPKPTIKAEPGSLVTRGMQVNISCMGTSDAQKYLLFIKKFKNVQHRQSSTIRGEKAVFSINSIGQYDGGQYYCFYVTTSGWSAQSDNLELVVTGIFENKPCLSVLPRCVVTSGENVTFKCFSQEEYDRFIVIKEGEQKHSVIMESQKTSAGQFQALFFVGPMTSSNSGTFKCYGYYKANPQVWSEPSDHLEIQVSGSAMNIKLSKDACKPKTASDTQDHTVENLIRMGLAGLVLIILGTLLFEHWRNQSWTYQEAGK
- the LOC130870215 gene encoding leukocyte immunoglobulin-like receptor subfamily A member 5 isoform X2; the encoded protein is MSFTFAVLLCFGLSLRPRSPVLAGIFENKPCLSVLPRCVVTSGENVTFKCFSQEEYDRFIVIKEGEQKHSVIMESQKTSAGQFQALFFVGPMTSSNSGTFKCYGYYKANPQVWSEPSDHLEIQVSGSAMNIKLSKDACKPKTASDTQDHTVENLIRMGLAGLVLIILGTLLFEHWRNQSWTYQEAGK